In Papaver somniferum cultivar HN1 chromosome 1, ASM357369v1, whole genome shotgun sequence, a genomic segment contains:
- the LOC113290666 gene encoding peptidyl-prolyl cis-trans isomerase CYP21-1-like, producing the protein MMRRDISHYLQPRFLLIFLVAIILVFLAFPNFQREEDKAEEVHEITHRVFLDVDIGEQRIGRLVIGLYGQVVPKTVENFRALCTGEMGTGANGKELHYKGVPFHRIISGFVVQGGDIAHGDGKGAESIYGGTFPDENFKVKHSHAGIVSMVNSGPDSNGSQFFITTVKASWLDGEHVAFGKVIQGMDTVYAIEGGAGTYNGKPRKKVVIADSGEIPMSKWDEET; encoded by the exons ATGATGCGTCGAGATATTTCACATTATTTGCAACCTAGATTTCTTCTTATATTCCTTGTTGCAATCATTCTTGTTTTCCTCGCATTTCCAAATTTTCAACGG GAAGAAGATAAGGCAGAAGAGGTGCACGAAATTACTCACAGGGTGTTCTTGGATGTTGATATTGGTGAACAACGTATAG GTAGATTGGTAATTGGGTTGTATGGTCAGGTTGTCCCCAAAACAGTTG AAAATTTCAGGGCTCTTTGCACAG GAGAAATGGGCACGGGTGCCAATGGAAAAGAACTCCACTATAAGGGAGTACCATTTCATCGAATAATTTCTGGGTTCGTAGTACAAGGTGGTGACATAGCTCATGGGGATGGGAAGGGAGCTGAATCTATATATGGTGGCACCTTCCCTGATGAGAATTTCAAGGTCAAACATTCACATGCAG GTATTGTTTCCATGGTGAACTCTGGACCTGATTCCAATGGCTCGCAATTCTTCATAACGACGGTCAAGGCCAGCTG GCTGGACGGGGAGCATGTTGCATTTGGTAAGGTGATTCAAGGGATGGACACAGTATATGCAATAGAGGGTGGAGCTGGGACTTATAACGGGAAACCCAGGAAGAAGGTTGTTATTGCAGACTCAGGAGAGATACCTATGAGCAAGtgggatgaagaaacatga